The DNA window AGGATCGCCTGATCACGGTCAAGGAAGGCGCCGCGTCTGATGAGGTGCTGCAGCTGCTGCACCGCAACCGCATCGAAAAGGTGCTGGTGGTCAACGATGATTTCGCCCTGCGTGGCCTGATCACCGTCAAGGACATCCAGAAGAACACCGACTTCCCGAACGCTGCCAAGGACATCGCCACCCGCCTGCTGGTCGGCGCGGCCGTCGGCGTGGGCGGCGATACCGATCGCCGCGTGGAAGCGCTGGTCGCTGCCGGCGTGGACGTGATCGTGGTCGATACCGCGCACGGCCATTCGCAGGGCGTGCTGGACCGCGTCAGCTGGGTCAAGAAGAACTTCCCGAACGTGCAGGTCATCGGCGGCAACATCTGCACCGGTGAAGCCGCGCTGGCGCTGCTGGACAGCGGTGCGGACGCAGTGAAGGTGGGCATCGGCCCGGGCTCGATCTGCACCACCCGCGTCGTTGCCGGCGTGGGCGTGCCGCAGATCACCGCGATCGACCTGGTGGCCGAAGCGCTGCAGGACCGCATCCCGCTGATCGCCGACGGTGGCATCCGCTACTCCGGCGACATCGGCAAGGCGCTGGCTGCCGGCGCGTCCACCATCATGATTGGTGGCCTGCTGGCCGGTACCGAGGAATCGCCGGGCGAAACCGAGCTGTTCCAGGGCCGTTCGTACAAGAGCTACCGCGGCATGGGCTCGCTGGCTGCGATGGAGAAGGGGTCCAAGGACCGCTACTTCCAGGACGCTGCCACCGCCGACAAGCTGGTGCCGGAAGGCATCGAAGGCCGCGTGCCGTACCGCGGCCCGGTGGGCGGCATCATCCACCAGCTGATGGGCGGCCTGCGCGCCACCATGGGCTACGTGGGCTGCGCCACCGTCGAGGACATGCGCAGCAAGCCCAAGTTCGTGAAGATCAGCGGCGCCGGCCAGCGTGAGAGCCACGTCCACGACGTGACGATCACCAAAGAGCCGCCGAACTACCGCTCCTGATGCGGGACGAGCAAAGAGGAACGAGGAAGCTGATTCCCGTTCCTCTTTCTCCATCTGCCGCTGAAAAAATCTGACGTTTTCGTTTTCCCTACTGCATTGCCGGGGCGCCATGACCAACATCCATAACGACAAGATCCTCATCCTCGATTTCGGCGCGCAGTACACGCAGCTGATTGCCCGCCGCATCCGCGAGCTGGGCGTCTACTGCGAAATCTGGGCGTGGGACCACAACCCGGCCGAGATCGCCGGCTTCGGCGCCAAGGGCATCATCCTGTCCGGTGGCCCGGAATCGACCACGCTGCCGGGCGCGCCCGCCGCGCCGCAGGAAGTGTTCGACAGCGGCCTGCCGATCTTCGGCATCTGCTACGGCATGCAGACCCTGGCTGCCCAGCTGGGCGGTGCCACCGAAGCGGCTGACCAGCGCGAATTCGGCCACGCCGAAGTGAACGTGATCAACCCGGATGCCCTGTTCAAGGGCCTGAGCGACCACGGCGGCGAGCCGAAGCTGAATGTCTGGATGAGCCACGGCGACCACGTCTCCGTTGCACCGCCGGGCTTCAGCATCACCGCCACCACCGACCGCATTCCGGTGGCCGCCATGGCCAACGAAGAAAAGCGCTGGTACGGCGTGCAGTTCCACCCGGAAGTGACCCACACCCTGCAGGGCCAGGCGCTGCTGCGCCGCTTCGTGGTGGATGTGTGCGGCTGCCAGACCCTGTGGACCGCCGCCAACATCATCGACGACCAGATCGCCCGCGTGCGCGAACAGGTGGGCGATGACGAAGTGATCCTGGGCCTGTCCGGCGGCGTCGATTCGTCGGTCGTGGCCGCGCTGCTGCACAAGGCCATCGGCGAGAAGCTGACCTGCGTGTTCGTGGACACCGGCCTGCTGCGCTGGCAGGAAGGCGACCAGGTGATGGCGATGTTCGCCGAGCACATGGGCGTCAAGGTCGTTCGTGTGAACGCTGCCGACCGTTACTTCAACGCGCTGGAAGGCGTGAGCGACCCGGAAGCCAAGCGCAAGATCATTGGCAACCTGTTCGTTGAGATCTTCGACGAAGAGTCGAACAAGCTGAAGAATGCCAAGTGGCTGGCGCAGGGCACCATCTACCCGGACGTGATCGAGTCGGCCGGCAGCAAGACCGGCAAGGCGCATGTGATCAAGAGCCACCACAACGTGGGCGGCCTGCCGGAGCACATGAAGCTGGGCCTGGTGGAGCCGCTGCGCGAGCTGTTCAAGGACGAAGTGCGCCGCCTGGGCGTTGAGCTGGGCCTGCCGCGCAGCATGGTCTACCGCCATCCGTTCCCGGGCCCGGGCCTGGGCGTGCGCATCCTGGGTGAAGTGAAGCGCGAATACGCCGAGCTGCTGGCCAAGGCCGATGCCATCTTCATTGATGAGCTGCGCAAGGCCGACCTGTACGACAAGACCAGCCAGGCGTTTGCCGTGTTCCTGCCGGTGAAGTCGGTGGGCGTGGTGGGCGATGCGCGGGCCTATGAGTGGGTGATTGCGCTAAGGGCCGTGGAGACGATTGATTTCATGACGGCACATTGGGCGCATCTGCCGTATGAGTTCCTGGGTACGGTGAGCAACCGGATCATCAATGAGTTGCGGGGGGTGTCGAGGGTTGTCTATGACATCTCGGGGAAGCCGCCGGCGACTATTGAGTGGGAGTGAGTTGAACCTCAGTTGAGGCCCCTTTAGACCCAGGCGGCTGGCCCCAAGCCCGCGTAACTGCGGGCTTTTTTGTGATTTAATCCCTCTCTGGCAACTGGATGCCGTGGGCGCTTCAGACGAGTTAGCGATGGAGCTGAATTCGCGGCGCCTCAGATATTCAAGGGGAGAGGGATATGAGGCTAATTTCGAATTCTGGTTTGCAGCGCGTGCTTGAGCTGATACGTCCCTTTCTTGAGCCGGGAAATCGACTTGACTGCGTAACGCCTTCGTTTTCCCTCTACGCGTTTGCACAACTCCGAGAGGCGCTGTGCTCCGTGGAGCGAGTCCGACTAATCGTTCCTGCTGACAGTGAATCTCTTGATCTACTCGGTACGGATGATGATCGTGCCGAGAGAAATCGCCTGCAGACACGTTGGTTGGCAAATCAGTGTGCGAAATGGATCAGTGAGAAGGTGGACCTGCGTCTGGCAAAAGGACCGGTCCCGCAGGGGGCTGCTGTCATGCGGGCGTATGGTGGGGTGCCTGCACAGGCCGTACTGGGATCATTCTCCTTCAGCAATTCAGGTCTCGGTGTGACGCCGAGTAATCCTCTGAATTTGATTCAAGCCTCAGAAACTGCCGATGAAGCCCTGCAGCTCGCTCAGTGGTTCGATCGCCAGTGGGTTGGCCTGGAAGGTGTCGAAGTCCACGCTGGGCTAGAAGGCAAACAAGAATCGATTCTTGAAGCGCTAAGAGGCTTGGGCGAGCACCGCGACCCATGCACAATCTACAACTTGATGCTGCATTACTTGTTCCGTGAGAACGGTGACAGCCTCGATGAGGAGCGCATTGTCAATTCCGCCACCGGTATCCGCAACACCGTGGTGTGGAAAAAGCTTTTCAAGTTTCAGCGCGATGGCGTGGTGGGGGCCATTGACAAGCTGAATCGCTTTGGAGGGTGCATCATTGCCGACAGTGTGGGCCTGGGCAAAACCTTTGAGGCCCTAGCTATCATCAAGTATCACGAGCTGCGAAACGACCGCGTGTTGGTGTTGGCGCCCAAGCGTTTGCGCGACAACTGGACGCTTTACAAGGCCAACGACAAGCGCAACATCCTTGCGGCTGATCGGTTCAACTACGACGTGCTCAACCACACTGACCTGTCGCGTGATGGCGGCCTTTCGGGCGACATCGACCTGTCTCATGTGAACTGGGGCAACTACGACCTGGTAGTGATCGACGAGTCGCACAACTTCCGCAATAAGGCCACGCACAAGAGCAAGGAGTCGCGCTACGACCGCCTGATGCGACGCATCATCCGTGAAGGCGTCAAGACCCGCGTACTGATGCTCTCGGCCACGCCGGTCAATAACCGCTTGGCCGACCTGCGCAACCAGATTGCATTTGCCACCGAAGGCGACGACAGCGCACTGTTGGAACACGGCATCGCAAGCATTGAGGCCACGACCCGCAAGGCGCAGGCGCAATTCAATCGCTGGCTGGCGCTGGGCGAAGCTGAAAAGACCCCCAGTCAGTTGGTAGAAATGCTGGGTTTTGACTACTTCACCCTGTTGGACCATCTCACCATTGCACGCTCCAGGCGCCATGTGGAGAAGTACTACGGCACCAGCGAGACAGGCTGCTTCCCTGATCGACTGCCTCCCATCAACATCAAGGCCGATGTGGACCTTGCGGGCGAGTTCCGTGCCATCCGCGACATCAACCAGGAAATCCGTCGGCTCACCCTTGCCAGCTACGCGCCGCTACGCTATGTGCTACCTCACAAGCAGGCGGCCTACGATGCCAAGTACAGCACCCAGCTGCGTGGCGGCGAAGGTTTCTTCCGCCAGGTAGATCGTGAGGAAAGCCTGATCCACCTGCTGCGCGTAAATGTGCTCAAGCGCATGGAAAGCTGTGTGTCGGCCTTCACTCTGACCGTACAGCGCCAACTCAAGGATGTAGAGAGCACGCTGGTACGCATCGAATCCCATGTCGAAGTGCTGGAGGAAATCGACGTTGCTGACGTCGATATCGACGACCCGGCGTTCGAGGCCTTGCTGGTCGGCCGCAAGGTCAAGGTGCTACTGGGCGATGTGGATCTGATCCGCTGGAAGCAGGACCTACTGGAAGACCGCAATCGCCTGGCGACTCTGCTGGCGGCCGCGTGTCAAGTGGATGCCGCGCGTGATGCCAAGCTGGCAGCCCTGCGCGACATGATTGCCCGCAAATGCGCCCAGCCCATCAATACCCACGATGGCAAGGCCAACCGCAAGATCA is part of the Stenotrophomonas lactitubi genome and encodes:
- the guaA gene encoding glutamine-hydrolyzing GMP synthase; the encoded protein is MTNIHNDKILILDFGAQYTQLIARRIRELGVYCEIWAWDHNPAEIAGFGAKGIILSGGPESTTLPGAPAAPQEVFDSGLPIFGICYGMQTLAAQLGGATEAADQREFGHAEVNVINPDALFKGLSDHGGEPKLNVWMSHGDHVSVAPPGFSITATTDRIPVAAMANEEKRWYGVQFHPEVTHTLQGQALLRRFVVDVCGCQTLWTAANIIDDQIARVREQVGDDEVILGLSGGVDSSVVAALLHKAIGEKLTCVFVDTGLLRWQEGDQVMAMFAEHMGVKVVRVNAADRYFNALEGVSDPEAKRKIIGNLFVEIFDEESNKLKNAKWLAQGTIYPDVIESAGSKTGKAHVIKSHHNVGGLPEHMKLGLVEPLRELFKDEVRRLGVELGLPRSMVYRHPFPGPGLGVRILGEVKREYAELLAKADAIFIDELRKADLYDKTSQAFAVFLPVKSVGVVGDARAYEWVIALRAVETIDFMTAHWAHLPYEFLGTVSNRIINELRGVSRVVYDISGKPPATIEWE
- the guaB gene encoding IMP dehydrogenase encodes the protein MLRIQAEALTYDDVSLVPAHSTILPKDVNLETRLTRDLKLKLPILSAAMDTVTEARLAIAMAQLGGMGIIHKNLSVEQQAAEVAKVKKFEAGVIRDPITVGPETTIRDVLALTQARNISGVPVVDGGGQLVGIVTHRDMRFETELDDPVRHIMTKKDRLITVKEGAASDEVLQLLHRNRIEKVLVVNDDFALRGLITVKDIQKNTDFPNAAKDIATRLLVGAAVGVGGDTDRRVEALVAAGVDVIVVDTAHGHSQGVLDRVSWVKKNFPNVQVIGGNICTGEAALALLDSGADAVKVGIGPGSICTTRVVAGVGVPQITAIDLVAEALQDRIPLIADGGIRYSGDIGKALAAGASTIMIGGLLAGTEESPGETELFQGRSYKSYRGMGSLAAMEKGSKDRYFQDAATADKLVPEGIEGRVPYRGPVGGIIHQLMGGLRATMGYVGCATVEDMRSKPKFVKISGAGQRESHVHDVTITKEPPNYRS
- a CDS encoding helicase-related protein yields the protein MDLRLAKGPVPQGAAVMRAYGGVPAQAVLGSFSFSNSGLGVTPSNPLNLIQASETADEALQLAQWFDRQWVGLEGVEVHAGLEGKQESILEALRGLGEHRDPCTIYNLMLHYLFRENGDSLDEERIVNSATGIRNTVVWKKLFKFQRDGVVGAIDKLNRFGGCIIADSVGLGKTFEALAIIKYHELRNDRVLVLAPKRLRDNWTLYKANDKRNILAADRFNYDVLNHTDLSRDGGLSGDIDLSHVNWGNYDLVVIDESHNFRNKATHKSKESRYDRLMRRIIREGVKTRVLMLSATPVNNRLADLRNQIAFATEGDDSALLEHGIASIEATTRKAQAQFNRWLALGEAEKTPSQLVEMLGFDYFTLLDHLTIARSRRHVEKYYGTSETGCFPDRLPPINIKADVDLAGEFRAIRDINQEIRRLTLASYAPLRYVLPHKQAAYDAKYSTQLRGGEGFFRQVDREESLIHLLRVNVLKRMESCVSAFTLTVQRQLKDVESTLVRIESHVEVLEEIDVADVDIDDPAFEALLVGRKVKVLLGDVDLIRWKQDLLEDRNRLATLLAAACQVDAARDAKLAALRDMIARKCAQPINTHDGKANRKIIVFTAFSDTAQYLYAQLAPWARDTLRVHSAVVTGSAGIQTTMPGLSKRMGDVLSTFAPRAKERPQDLADEGEIDLLIATDCISEGQNLQDCDWLINYDIHWNPVRIIQRFGRIDRIGSPNQRIQLVNFWPNMELEEYINLEQRVSGRMVLLDVSATGEENLIEQQSGNAMNDLEYRRKQLLKLQDTVIDMEDLSTGVAITDLTLTDFRIDLAQFLKRHPGKLDTQPLGAYAITTTLDADIPPGVIFCLQACGPAAKLATTPDYPLAPHYLVHVGDDSAVLLPYAQAKRILDRLKRLALGRDRPDDSACARFDRATKGGEDMRHAQKLLAAAVASVAGKQEERAVASLFTPGGTHAMKGEFAGSGDFEVLAFLVVLPDQQCI